The DNA window TTATAAAATTCTGCGAAAAATGAGGAATTTAAAAGGACATGTGATCGTCTGCGGTTTTGGTAGAAATGGAAGCAAGGCTTGTGAAGAATTGCTTGCAGGAAAACATACCGTTGTTATTATCGACAGCAATGAAAACGTTATTGAAAATGAAGAGTTAAAAAATAACCCTGAAATTTTCTTTATCAAAGGAGATGCAACTCACGATGAAACTTTGAAAAATGCAGGAATTGAAAATGCCAGAGCATTGATTTCTACCATGCCTAAAGATTCGGATAACGTGTTTGTAACCTTAACCGCGCGTCAATTGAATCCTAGTGTCAATATAATTTCACGGGCTTCGGAAGAAACATCTGAAAGCAAACTCATAAGAGCCGGAGCCAATAAAGTGGTTATGCCCGATGCGGTGGGAGGAAGGCATATGGCCACACTTGTGACTAAACCCGATGTTGTGGAATTTATTGAAATGATGAATGGAATAGGGCAGGATTCCTTGCGACTTGATAATATTAACTATTATCAATTAAAAGATGAATGGAGAAATAAAAGCATAGGCGAACTGGATATTCGTAAAAAAACGGGCGCGACCGTAATTGCCATCAAGGATCAGTTTGGTTTTACTCTAAATCCACAAGCAGGAAAATCATTAATTGAAGGGCAGACCATGATTGTGCTGGGAAGTTCTCAGGAATTGGAAAAGCTCAGCCATTACAAAAAAAATCATTTTGATTGAATTTAATCGATCTTTTTAAGTGACCTATTTAACTCAATGATTAATAAAAAGACAAAACTTATTATTGAGCCAGCTATTACAAAAGCGATAATAAAAGGTGTCCAACGGGGATAAACGTGTTTGTCATAAATTTCCAGCTTACTTAATTCTTCAAATGAATTGTTGAATTCAGTTAGGTACCAGGCCTTCACATAATTTTCATAAATCCTCATACTGCCGAAATAGAAATCACCTAATCCCTGAATAATCAAGTCATTTCCTGCAACATTTGGGTCAAATCCATCTTTTGCAAAACTTTCTTTTATTTTCGACATACTATTAATATCATTTTCGTAGAGTTGCTTGATATCTTTTTGTCTTTCTAAGAAAAATTCCTGTCTTTTTTTTATGTATTCCTGACTGCGTAAATAGTTTAGCAATGCATCTTTCAAAACTGGCAATTTATTTTTATCTGATGACCTTAATCTCAATTCAAAAACCTGATCTTTTTCGTATTCCGTAAGATTTTCATTGATGGTAATTTTCCTTTTTGTCACGTATTCCTCATCTATAAGACTCGTAATTTGATATCCTCCAAAAGATTGTGCCAATTCCGCAGGAATATTTAATGTTTTAGCAATGCTTTGAGGTTTTCTATCATCTATATGATGATTCAAGGGTGTTAAAATTTCAGAGATAAAATGATATTCAATAATATTTGATTTTACTATCAAACTTCCTTCATAAGACTTTGGAATATAGAGTTTTGCAGAAACAAAAAGGACGGCAAGAAGTACATTAATAACCAAAAGAGTCTTGAAATTTGCCCTAATTGAAACTACCAGCCATTTAATTACTTTGAGTAAGTTAATTTGATTGCTATCCTGATTTGACATGAATTCTTTACTTTGCGGCAAATATAGATCGATACGAAGCTAATTTACAATTATTGTTTCTGATCAGCGTATTTTAGTTTATCAATAACGAATATGTCCAAAGAGATTTCATCTAATCAATTAGTTGTTTCAGGAATCAATATCAACCGATCTTCCTTCTTTCTTTATATTCTATTGATTCCATCTTTAATTGCATATCATGCTTTTGACAGAGCCAAACTCATTTATTTTATACCTGTAATAATGTTAGCTCTTTTTTTATTTGAGAATCTTTTTACCACTAAAAAAGAGAAGGGGTTAAGATTTGAACCCAATATGGTCTTCTCTCTGATTCTTTATTTAACCTTGATGCTGGTAGGACTGCTTTTGAATTATGAATCGATCAATTACAAAGCATTTATCAGAGATATTTTAATCATTTTAAGTCCGATCATAGTATTTGTAATGAAAATGTCCTTTAATGAAAATCATATTAAATGGCTTTTTATTGCTTCCGTAATTTCATATTTCGCCTGGGTTGGAATTGACCTTGAATTCGATTGGTCTTTCAATTTTGTCAGATCAAATTATAATATGTCTTCAGAATTTCACAACGGCGTAATTCTGGGATGTTTTTTTCTTTTTTTTATTTACAGAAAAATGTTTTTGTGGGCCATTCCCGCCGCTTTACTGATACTCATGTCCGGCAAAAGAAGTATAATTTTGGGTATAGTTCCCGCGATGGCTACTTATTATCTTTTGATCAATCCTTTAAATATTGATAAAAATAAATACTTATTGGCCCTAATTTTGGCGATATACTTCTTTATATTTTATGCTATTGGTTCCAACCTTGACACTTTCGCAAAATGGTTTCTTGAAATGATTGGAATGGACTCCCAAGATTCATTGAATCGTTTTTTAATGGGTAGAGAAGTTTTTATTAGTTATTTAAAAACACATATTGATCAAAGTGAACTACTTCAATATCTTTTTGGATATGGCCCCGGTCAAGCGGATGTATTTACACATGACATAATAAGACCTGATTGGGGAGCAGAAAAAAGAGAGTTTGTAAACCCCCATAATGACATATTAAAAATCAGATTCGATTATGGGTTGATCGGCAGTTTGTCACTTTTTATCTTGTTTTATTCTTCATATATAAGAACGAAAATGGGTATTCAAATATTTCTTTACAGCATACCCTTATTATTGGTGGACAACTCGTTTATATTTATTTATTACTGGTTTATTGCACTAACAGTTGCTCGTTTTGAAGATAGCGAACCACAATCTATTAAGACTTAGCAATTCTTTTTTCCCAAGCTTCAGCTATTTCAACAAATGTAGTTTTGAGGTCTTTGGTAATATTCCAATTCGGGTAATGTTCTTTCATTTTTGATAAATCGGAAATATAGCAAATATGGTCACCAATCCTGTTGTTTTCATCGTACCGATATTTCATTTTTTTTCCGGAAATAGAAGAAATTAAATCAAATGCTTCAAGAATAGAAATAGAATTATCTCTACCACCTCCTATATTGTATACTTCAGCTTCACGAGGTGAAGTCAAAAATTCATCTATAAATGTCGCTACGTCGTATGAATGAATATTATCTCTTACTTGTTTTCCTTTATAACCAAAAATAATATACTCTTTCTCAATCAAATTACATTTTATTAAATAGCTTAGAAAGCCGTGTAGTTCAACGCCACTATGGTTTGGACCAGTTAGACAACCACCTCTTAAACAGCAGGTTGGCATACCAAAGTATCTGCCATACTCCTGAACCATAATGTCTGCTGCTACTTTCGAGGCACCAAAAATCGAATGTTTGGATTGATCGATGGAAAAACTTTCCTTAATTCCATTTTTGTATTGAGAATCATTGTAGTCCCATCTTTTATCTAGCTCAATGAGATCAATATTATTTGGAGCGTCTCCGTAAACTTTGTTGGTAGACATATGCACAAATGGGACATCGGTCGAATACAATCTTATACTTTCCAATAAATTTAATGTACCAACTGCATTGACATCAAAATCATCAAATGGGCGACTCGCTGCCAAATCATGACTTGGTTGTGCTGCTGCATGGATTACAGCATCCGGTTTTATTTTTAACACAAATTCAGAAAGCATTTTTCTATCTCTGATATCGATATTATGATGTTCGTAATTTTTAAAAATGGATTCCAACCGATGTGCATTCCAGGTAGTATCGCCTGAATCACCAAAAAAATCGGCTCTCATGTTGTTATCTATACCAACAATTTTTATTCCTTTTTCTGCAAAATACGTAACTACTTCACTTCCAATTAGTCCTGCCGATCCTGTTATTAATATTGTTCTCATTGAATAGGTGTCTTTTTAAATAATCTGTAATTGAGAAAAAAGAAAATAAATTTTGTATTAGTAATCAGATATCTTCGCCATAATCTTTTAGGTTCCTGAATTAATCTAAATAACCATTCCAAACCAGAATCTTGCATCCATTTCGGAGCTTGATTTAATGTCCCTGCATGAAAATCAAATGCTGCACCAACAGCCATCATAGCTGCATTTATTTTCCCTTTATGATTGGCCACCCATTTTTCCTGTCGGGGACACCCTCTGCCTACTAATACTATATTCGCGCCTGATTCATTTATTTTTTGAATATCCTCTATATCCTCTTGGGGGCTGGCTTCGCGAAATCTGTCGATATGAATTCCTGAAATTATTATGTCAGGAAAAGCATTTTCAATAAATAATCTAAATTTATTTAAAGTTTCTTTTGTGCTTCCATAAAGATAAATTTTCATAGAAAGAGCATTGGCTTTTTTTAATACTTCCAATGTAAGGTCCGGTCCGTAAACGCGGTCTTTCATACCTAATTTATAAATGCTATTCAATGCCCACCTAATTGGTTGACCATCAGGAACTATTAAATCAATTTTGTGTATCAAATTTCTTAATTCTTGATCTTCTAATGAAGTAATGAGACCATGAACAGCTAATGCTGATACTCCAAAACTTTTTTTCATTTTAGCGTTTTCAATTATAATATTTGAAGCAGAGTTGTAATCTACATTGGCGTATTCCGGTAAAAAGAGTTTATATTTTTTGAATTCTTTGATAAAGAGGAATTTTTAGATGAAATCAATTGAAGCGCGAAATAAAGAAAATTGATTATTATTTAATAAAAAGCGATTGATTAAATAATATTGCATTCCTTTTAGGTTGATAGTTCATTACAATTATTCTTGCTTTATACAATAACACAATTAAATATCCGTATATAATATGTCATTGATGTATTAATTTTTTAGGGTTTTTTAAAAATGGATTGTACAAGCATATAGTGAATTCATAAAAAATGGGAAAACGCCTGTCGCTTAATATAGATTTAAATCAAGCTCCTCGTATTTACGCCAAACGGTGGGATACTACAGAAAATAATGTTATTTATTCTGATAAGCTTAAAAGAGCTATTGATTTCATTCTATCACTACTTTTTATCATTACTATTGGCTGGTTTATTCTTCCATTAATTGCAATATTAATTTCAATCGATTCTAAAGGCCCTGTATTTTTTAGGCAATTGAGAAATGGCTACAAGGGAAAGAAATTTTATTGTTTGAAATTCAGAACAATGTATTACCCTTGCGAGCAGCAATTTCAACAAGCTAAAAAGAACGATTCCAGAATTACAGGAATAGGCAAATTGCTTAGAAAAACCAGTTTAGATGAACTGCCTCAAATTTTTAATATTTTGAATGGAGATATGTCATTGGTAGGCCCAAGGCCACATCCTATTCCTCTGGATGATGAGTATTCGGAAAAAATCGGGTCTTATTTGAAAAGATATGAAAGCAAACCCGGCTTAACAGGTTTAGCTCAAATTAAAGGTTTTCGAGGAGAGACTGCAACAGATTACGATATGAAAAACAGATTGCGCATGGATTTGGTATATGTCAAGCGCAGAAATGTTTTAATGGATATTGGTATTATTTTCAAATCGTTTCTATTAATTTTCAAAGGTGGTCCAAACGCCTTTTAGAAAAATAGAAGGATATATTGATAAAGGCTATCTATTATCACTTTTTGTAATAGCTCTAACCTTACCAATAAGTCCTTTTTTTCTTCAGAATATTTTATCATACAGTACAATTCTGTTCCTGATTTTTTCTCTCGGAAAGATCTTTATAAATAAAGATTTTTCATTAAAAGAGAATAAAATATCTCTTACTCTGTTCTCTTCTATTTTTTTATGGTGGGCATTCGGAATTCTATATTCTGAAAATATTAATTCTGCCTTTCGCCTACTGGAAACCAAATTGGGACTTCTGTTAATTCCATTTTTTATATTGACAATTAGTCCTTTGAGTAAAAAGAATTTTAAATCCTTACTAAAGGCATATGCTTTAGGAATTACAGTTTATATGCTTTTTTCATACCTGATGGTATTCATTCAAAATTATCAGTACAATGAATTTAAGCAAATAGTGTTTCCCTTCTATATGTATCACAGCCTGGTTCATTTTATTGGAATGCACGCTACTTACATGGCCATTCAGGTTGCGATGGCAATAATTATCGTTTTGGACATTAGTATAGATAATAAATTCAAAAAATTATCAGTAAATATTTTGAATTTACTCTGGATATCATTCTTAATCTTTGTGTTGTTTAGTCTTACTGTCAAAATGATAATTTTGGCCTTTCTCCTTTCATTGATAGTATTCATCTTTGTCAGAATAGGATTCAATCGCGCTTTAAAAATTATCTTGCCTTTATTATTGATAGGTCTTGTGTCAGTTTGGGTTTTGTCAGATCATAAGCGATTCAAAGAACGCTTGGGATTAAATGAAAAAATATCCATTGAACACTATGGTATGGATCCGGAAAATAATAAGGGCAAATGGGGAAGTTTAAATATGCGAATTGCACTGGCAAAAATAAACCTGGAGGTGATAAAGAAAAATCCAGTTTTTGGTGTTGGAATTGGTGATGAGAAAGATGCAAGACTCAATGCTTACATGGCGTATGATTTTAAATTTGGGATAAACCATGGCTTCAATGAACACAATCAATATTTGAACTTATTACTAAGTGCAGGGATGGTTGGTCTATTTATTTTTATTATTGTTATTGCCTATCCGGTAGTCCTGGCGTTTAAATCTAAAGATGCAATTTACCTGGCTTATTTATCACTGATAATCATGTCTTTCCTTACGGAGAATTATTTATCAAGACAAATCGGAGTAATGTTTTTTGCCTTCTTTCACAGCTTATTTTGGCAACAATTGTCATACGCGAATAAAACTATTCAGTCAAATTCTGTGTAATGTTTGTGAGGTTTTTAAGCTAAACTTACTTTTGTATAATTCAATATAGAAGATGAATTCAGAAAAAATCAAATTAGATACTATAGAAGATGCCATTCAGGCTATTAAAAATGGTGAAGTGATAATAGTCGTCGATGATGAAGATCGCGAAAATGAGGGTGACTTTATTTGTGCAGCTGAAGCAATAACTCCAGAGATCGTCAATTTTATGGCCACTCATGGTAGAGGCTTAATTTGTGCTCCATTAATTGAGGAACGCTGCGATGAACTGGAACTTGAATTAATGGTAGGTAAGAATACAGCATTGCATGCCACTCCATTTACGGTTTCTGTTGATTTGCTTGGCCATGGTTGTACTACTGGCATATCTGCAAGCGATAGATCCAAAACCATCATGGCTTTGGTTGATGATTCCACCACACCAAAAGATTTAGGAAGGCCCGGACACATATTTCCATTAAAAGCAAAATCAGGAGGGGTTTTACGGCGAACAGGTCATACAGAAGCATCCATTGATTTTGCCAGATTAGCCGGATTTAAACCAGCAGGGGTACTTGTTGAAATTATGAATGAAGACGGTACAATGGCCAGATTGCCTGATTTGAGAGAAGTGGCAGATAAATTTGACTTGAAACTGGTTACTATTCAGGATCTTATTGCCTATAGAATTAAAAAAGAAAGCCTGATTAAAAAAGAGATTGAAGTTAATATGCCAACAAAATACGGTGATTTTCTCATGGTAGCTTATAAACAAATTAATTCCGGGGAAATTCATTTGGCAATGACCAAGGGAAATTGGGACAAAAATGAGGAAGTGCTTGTAAGAGTTCATTCTTCCTGTGTCACTGGTGATATTTTTGGTTCCTTACGTTGCGATTGCGGAGATCAGTTACAATCTGCTTTGAAAATGGTGGCCAAGAATGGGAAAGGCGTGGTTTTGTATATGAATCAGGAAGGCCGGGGAATTGGCTTATTAAACAAACTAAAAGCATATAAACTACAGGAAGAAGGCCTTGATACTGTGGAAGCCAATCTAAAACTGGGATTTGATATGGATCAAAGGGATTATGGCGTAGGAGCACAAATATTGCGAGACCTTGGGATTCGTAAAATGCGTTTAATCAGCAATAATCCAAATAAAAGAGCCGGATTAATGGGCTATGGCTTAGAAATTGTAGAAAAGGTAGCAATTGAAGTTTGCCCGAACCCACACAATCAAAATTATCTTAAAACAAAACGAGATAAGATGGGTCATGAGATCCTGAAAAATGAATAGG is part of the Hyphobacterium sp. CCMP332 genome and encodes:
- a CDS encoding NAD-binding protein, with the protein product MVVIASLTTGILGFMLIEGYNLSDAFYMTVITISTVGYKEVQPLSQAGRMFTAVYIFFNLGIFAYILSVISTYVFEGEIRQMLTNYKILRKMRNLKGHVIVCGFGRNGSKACEELLAGKHTVVIIDSNENVIENEELKNNPEIFFIKGDATHDETLKNAGIENARALISTMPKDSDNVFVTLTARQLNPSVNIISRASEETSESKLIRAGANKVVMPDAVGGRHMATLVTKPDVVEFIEMMNGIGQDSLRLDNINYYQLKDEWRNKSIGELDIRKKTGATVIAIKDQFGFTLNPQAGKSLIEGQTMIVLGSSQELEKLSHYKKNHFD
- a CDS encoding O-antigen ligase family protein, with translation MSKEISSNQLVVSGININRSSFFLYILLIPSLIAYHAFDRAKLIYFIPVIMLALFLFENLFTTKKEKGLRFEPNMVFSLILYLTLMLVGLLLNYESINYKAFIRDILIILSPIIVFVMKMSFNENHIKWLFIASVISYFAWVGIDLEFDWSFNFVRSNYNMSSEFHNGVILGCFFLFFIYRKMFLWAIPAALLILMSGKRSIILGIVPAMATYYLLINPLNIDKNKYLLALILAIYFFIFYAIGSNLDTFAKWFLEMIGMDSQDSLNRFLMGREVFISYLKTHIDQSELLQYLFGYGPGQADVFTHDIIRPDWGAEKREFVNPHNDILKIRFDYGLIGSLSLFILFYSSYIRTKMGIQIFLYSIPLLLVDNSFIFIYYWFIALTVARFEDSEPQSIKT
- a CDS encoding NAD-dependent epimerase/dehydratase family protein; protein product: MRTILITGSAGLIGSEVVTYFAEKGIKIVGIDNNMRADFFGDSGDTTWNAHRLESIFKNYEHHNIDIRDRKMLSEFVLKIKPDAVIHAAAQPSHDLAASRPFDDFDVNAVGTLNLLESIRLYSTDVPFVHMSTNKVYGDAPNNIDLIELDKRWDYNDSQYKNGIKESFSIDQSKHSIFGASKVAADIMVQEYGRYFGMPTCCLRGGCLTGPNHSGVELHGFLSYLIKCNLIEKEYIIFGYKGKQVRDNIHSYDVATFIDEFLTSPREAEVYNIGGGRDNSISILEAFDLISSISGKKMKYRYDENNRIGDHICYISDLSKMKEHYPNWNITKDLKTTFVEIAEAWEKRIAKS
- a CDS encoding WecB/TagA/CpsF family glycosyltransferase encodes the protein MKKSFGVSALAVHGLITSLEDQELRNLIHKIDLIVPDGQPIRWALNSIYKLGMKDRVYGPDLTLEVLKKANALSMKIYLYGSTKETLNKFRLFIENAFPDIIISGIHIDRFREASPQEDIEDIQKINESGANIVLVGRGCPRQEKWVANHKGKINAAMMAVGAAFDFHAGTLNQAPKWMQDSGLEWLFRLIQEPKRLWRRYLITNTKFIFFFLNYRLFKKTPIQ
- a CDS encoding sugar transferase, which codes for MGKRLSLNIDLNQAPRIYAKRWDTTENNVIYSDKLKRAIDFILSLLFIITIGWFILPLIAILISIDSKGPVFFRQLRNGYKGKKFYCLKFRTMYYPCEQQFQQAKKNDSRITGIGKLLRKTSLDELPQIFNILNGDMSLVGPRPHPIPLDDEYSEKIGSYLKRYESKPGLTGLAQIKGFRGETATDYDMKNRLRMDLVYVKRRNVLMDIGIIFKSFLLIFKGGPNAF
- a CDS encoding O-antigen ligase family protein, with the protein product MVQTPFRKIEGYIDKGYLLSLFVIALTLPISPFFLQNILSYSTILFLIFSLGKIFINKDFSLKENKISLTLFSSIFLWWAFGILYSENINSAFRLLETKLGLLLIPFFILTISPLSKKNFKSLLKAYALGITVYMLFSYLMVFIQNYQYNEFKQIVFPFYMYHSLVHFIGMHATYMAIQVAMAIIIVLDISIDNKFKKLSVNILNLLWISFLIFVLFSLTVKMIILAFLLSLIVFIFVRIGFNRALKIILPLLLIGLVSVWVLSDHKRFKERLGLNEKISIEHYGMDPENNKGKWGSLNMRIALAKINLEVIKKNPVFGVGIGDEKDARLNAYMAYDFKFGINHGFNEHNQYLNLLLSAGMVGLFIFIIVIAYPVVLAFKSKDAIYLAYLSLIIMSFLTENYLSRQIGVMFFAFFHSLFWQQLSYANKTIQSNSV
- a CDS encoding bifunctional 3,4-dihydroxy-2-butanone-4-phosphate synthase/GTP cyclohydrolase II — encoded protein: MNSEKIKLDTIEDAIQAIKNGEVIIVVDDEDRENEGDFICAAEAITPEIVNFMATHGRGLICAPLIEERCDELELELMVGKNTALHATPFTVSVDLLGHGCTTGISASDRSKTIMALVDDSTTPKDLGRPGHIFPLKAKSGGVLRRTGHTEASIDFARLAGFKPAGVLVEIMNEDGTMARLPDLREVADKFDLKLVTIQDLIAYRIKKESLIKKEIEVNMPTKYGDFLMVAYKQINSGEIHLAMTKGNWDKNEEVLVRVHSSCVTGDIFGSLRCDCGDQLQSALKMVAKNGKGVVLYMNQEGRGIGLLNKLKAYKLQEEGLDTVEANLKLGFDMDQRDYGVGAQILRDLGIRKMRLISNNPNKRAGLMGYGLEIVEKVAIEVCPNPHNQNYLKTKRDKMGHEILKNE